The BD1-7 clade bacterium genomic interval CTGGCCCTGGGTGTCGTTGTGAAAACTGCAAATTGCCGTGTTTATCCTGCCAGCGATAGACCATCACTTTCTGGCGACCCGTAATGGTGTCGNTGTTCCACCACTGTTTCATTGATACCCATGCACGGGTCAACCAACTCTGGCTGGTTGTGACGGCATCTTTACCCAGACTGACCGGGTTGATCGTATTCATGTTTATTACCGGCTCCCCCGATGGCCCAGGCAATGTGCTCATCAGGACGAGGGGAATAATTAATACGATACAGACTTTTATCACCAATCGGATCGGCGAAAATCCTTTTTTAGCCATGGGTCAGACTCTTTGTTCTGTTGTCAGTTCTGCCATTGATCAGCGGTTTACCGGGGGTTTATCGTGAAAGCGCCTGAACGAGGTCGTTTATCGCGGTGCTATCGTCGTCTGTCCGGTCACCCTGCAAATGGCGCAGATAGTGGGTAAGCAATTCGTGGACCGGTACAGATTCTGTAGAGGAGGGAACAGCGTCTGAAAATCCGGTCTGTAAGCCGCTGCTCAAATTTTGCGAAAATCTGAACAATTCATCAAGTTCTTTGTACTCCGTTTTTAATTCCAATTGGAGATAATCTTGATAAAGATGCTCATCCATCGTCTTCATCTGCTCTCGCGAGGCTCGCAAGGGCTGCAGGCAAGCCTGCCAGCGATCACTGATAGCGACAAGTTCGGGCCAAAGTAATAAATCTTCAATAGAGGCGCCGTGTTGTCCAAGCCAGCATAATGTGATGAGTAAATTGATGTCGGCATCAAACGCTGTTTGCCACTGCATTAACGCATCTTTCACGTGGCGGCGTTGCCACAGGGTGTTAGCAAACTGGATCAGGGAATTTTCGATTGATGGGCCGAATTCATTGGGTTCTTGCATGAGAATCCTGTGGAAAAAGAGTACTATGGCGCGATGATCAGTTTAAAACAAATCTCGCTTCAGCGTAGCGGTAAAACGCTGTTTGAAAAAGCCAGCCTGACACTCTATCACGGCCAACGTTTTGCCTTGATAGGGGCCAATGGCTGTGGCAAATCCAGCCTGTTCCAAGTCATATTGGGCGGTTTACAGCCCGATGCAGGCGATATCGACTTTGCCGGTGATCTTCGTATCGCCCACATGGCCCAGGAGGTCGGTCATTCAGACCGCAGTGCCTGCGATTACGTGATTGACGGTTTTGCAGAATTGCGAAAGCTGGAGGGGCAATTAGCCGAAGCCGAGGCAGCGGATAATCACAATGCCATGGCCAAAATCCACGCACATCTGGATGCATTGGATGCCTACACCATTCGCTATCGAGCAGAAATGATTTTGGCCGGTTTGGGTTTTGCGGTCACCGATGTTGATCGATCTGTAACGGATTTTTCCGGTGGTTGGCGAATTCGACTGAATCTGGCCCGCGCATTATTGTGTCCCAGTGACGTGCTATTGCTGGATGAGCCGACGAACCATTTGGATATCGAAGCCATTCATTGGCTAGAGCAATGGATTTCTGCCTATCACGGTACAGTATTACTGATCTCCCATGACCGGGACTTTATCGATGCCAGTGTGAATCACATCGCACACGTCGAAGATCATGATATCAAGGTATACAGCGGCAGTTATTCGGATTTTGAGCATCAACGGGCTGAAAAGCTGGCCCAACAGCAAGCCATTCATGTAAAACAGCAAGCCCGCGCGAAAGACTTGCAGCGTTTTATCGATCGTTTTCGGGCGCAAGCGACCAAGGCTAAACAAGCCCAGAGTCGTATTAAAGCCCTTGAACGTATGCAAATGGTGGGTGCGGTGCGAGAGGCATCGCCCTATCAGTTCAAGATACCGTGCAGTGATAAAGTAGGCAGTCCGCTGATCAATGCGTTTGATTTGGATCTCGGGTATCCCGATAAAATTACCGCCAAGAAAGCGCGTTTTTCGATCTTGCCGGGCATGCGGTTGGGTTTGTTGGGGGTTAATGGCTCGGGTAAATCTACCCTAATCAAAACCTTAGTGGGTGATTTGGAGCCTCGGGGTGGCGAGATGACGTGCTCAGATACCCTTCGCATTGGTTATTTTGCCCAGCATCAGCTCGAAGCATTGGATTTACAGGCTAGCCCATTGCTGCATTTGC includes:
- the yheS gene encoding putative ABC transporter ATP-binding protein YheS, with the translated sequence MEKEYYGAMISLKQISLQRSGKTLFEKASLTLYHGQRFALIGANGCGKSSLFQVILGGLQPDAGDIDFAGDLRIAHMAQEVGHSDRSACDYVIDGFAELRKLEGQLAEAEAADNHNAMAKIHAHLDALDAYTIRYRAEMILAGLGFAVTDVDRSVTDFSGGWRIRLNLARALLCPSDVLLLDEPTNHLDIEAIHWLEQWISAYHGTVLLISHDRDFIDASVNHIAHVEDHDIKVYSGSYSDFEHQRAEKLAQQQAIHVKQQARAKDLQRFIDRFRAQATKAKQAQSRIKALERMQMVGAVREASPYQFKIPCSDKVGSPLINAFDLDLGYPDKITAKKARFSILPGMRLGLLGVNGSGKSTLIKTLVGDLEPRGGEMTCSDTLRIGYFAQHQLEALDLQASPLLHLQRLDSKARDQELRDFLGSFRIHGDMAVETIGHFSGGEKARLALALVAYQKPNLLLMDEPTNHLDIEMREALADALQRFEGAVILVSHDRYLLRHCVDEYWLLRQQRLTEFNGDLDDYYALQADDAKLAQQAKGEGDDTDQVSKENKKQQRQQAAQKRVKLAPITKKIQQLEKAIEKLTSELDDLREQLSDPDIYAEANKARLQPLMDKETRIKQQLDDAETDWFEQQELLHEMEASID